One part of the Prionailurus bengalensis isolate Pbe53 chromosome B2, Fcat_Pben_1.1_paternal_pri, whole genome shotgun sequence genome encodes these proteins:
- the VARS2 gene encoding valine--tRNA ligase, mitochondrial isoform X4 has protein sequence MPWHRMCGDEVLWVPGSDHAGIATQAVVEKQLWKEQGVRRHELSREDFLREVWKWKEEKGGEICEQLQALGASLDWDRECFTMDAGSSVAVTEAFVRLYEAGLLYRNQQLVNWSCALRSAISDIEVESRPLPGRTELRLPGCPIPVSFGLLVSVAFPVDGEPDTEIVVGTTRPETLPGDVAVAVHPDDSRYTHLHGRQLRHPLTGQLLPLVTDSAVQPHMGTGAVKVTPAHSLADAELGARHGLSPLSVIAEDGTMTSLCGDWLQGLHRFVAREKIMSALRERGLFRGLQNHPMVLPICSRSGDVVEYLLKSQWFVRCREMGDRAAQAVESGALELSPSFHQKNWQHWFSHIGDWCISRQLWWGHQIPAYLVVEEQTKGDREDCWVVGRTEAEARKIASELTGRPAAELILQRDPDVLDTWFSSALFPFAALGWPQETPDLTRFYPLSLLETGSDLLFFWVGRMVMLGTQLTGQLPFSKVLLHSMVRDRQGRKMSKSLGNVLDPRDIISGVELQVLQEKLRDGNLDSTELAIAAAAQRKDFPHGIPECGTDALRFTLCSHGALGGDLHLSVSEVLSSRHFCNKIWNALRFILNALGEKFVPQPAEELSPSSPMDAWILSRLVHTARECGRGFLAQELSLVTHALHHFWLHNLCDVYLEAVKPVLLHSPRPQGPPQVLFSCADIGLRLLAPLMPFLAEELWQRLPLRPGGSSAPSISVAPYPTACSLEHWHQPELEQRFSRVQEAVQALRALRATYQLTKARPRVLLQSSEPEEQGLFEAFLEPLGTLGHCGAVGFLPPGVLAPSGWAQAPLNDTIQVYMELQGLVDPQTHLSLLAARRHKLQKQLDGLMAWTPSDGETDTKRQQRLSSLELELSKLDKAASHLRQLMDACPSPREL, from the exons ATGCCCTG GCACCGGATGTGTGGGGATGAGGTGCTGTGGGTCCCAGGCTCAGATCATGCGGGAATTGCTACACAA GCTGTGGTGGAGAAGCAACTTTGGAAGGAGCAAGGAGTGAGGAGACATGAGCTGAGCCGGGAAGACTTCCTTAGGGAGGTGTGGAAGTGGAAGGAGGA GAAAGGTGGAGAGATCTGTGAGCAGCTCCAAGCTCTGGGGGCCTCCCTGGACTGGGACCGAGAGTGTTTCACTATGGATGCT GGCTCCTCAGTGGCCGTGACTGAAGCTTTTGTGCGACTCTATGAGGCAGGGTTGTTGTATCGGAACCAGCAGCTTGTCAACTGGTCCTGTGCTTTAAGATCAGCCATCTCGGATATCGAg GTGGAGAGCCGGCCCCTGCCTGGCCGCACGGAACTTCGTCTGCCTGGCTGCCCCATCCCTGTGTCTTTTGGCCTCCTTGTTTCTGTGGCCTTCCCTGTGGATGGAGAGCCTG ACACAGAGATTGTAGTAGGAACCACAAGGCCAGAGACATTGCCTGGAGACGTGGCTGTGGCTGTTCATCCTGATGACTCCCGATACACA CATCTGCATGGGCGACAGCTTCGTCACCCCTTGACTGGGCAGCTTCTCCCCCTCGTCACAGACTCTGCTGTTCAGCCACACATGGGCACAG GGGCGGTGAAGGTGACTCCAGCACATAGTCTTGCTGATGCTGAGCTGGGAGCCCGACATGGCTTGAGCCCTCTGAGTGTCATTGCAGAGGATGGGACCATGACTTCCCTCTGTGGGGATTGGCTACAG GGTCTTCACCGATTTGTGGCCCGGGAAAAGATTATGTCTGCACTGAGGGAGCGGGGCCTGTTCCGGGGCCTTCAGAACCACCCTATGGTGCTTCCTATTTGCAG CCGTTCTGGGGACGTGGTAGAATACCTACTGAAGAGCCAGTGGTTTGTCCGCTGCCGGGAGATGGGGGATCGAGCTGCCCAG GCTGTGGAGTCAGGAGCTCTGGAGCTCAGTCCCTCCTTCCACCAGAAAAACTGGCAGCACTGGTTTTCCCACATTGG AGACTGGTGTATCTCCCGGCAGCTGTGGTGGGGCCATCAGATTCCCGCCTACCTGGTTGTAGAGGAGCAAACGAAG GGTGACAGGGAGGACTGTTGGGTGGTTGGGAGGACAGAGGCCGAGGCCAGAAAAATAGCTTCAGAGCTGACAGGGAGACCAGCGGCAGAGCTGATCCTGCAGAGGG ACCCTGATGTCCTGGACACATGGTTCTCTTCagctcttttcccctttgctgcCCTGGGCTGGCCCCAAGAG ACCCCAGACCTCACTCGTTTCTACCCCCTGTCACTTTTGGAAACTGGTAGTGACCTTCTGTTCTTCTGGGTGGGCCGCATGGTCATGTTGGGGACCCAGCTCACAGGGCAGCTCCCCTTCAGCAAG GTGCTTCTTCATTCCATGGTTCGGGACAGGCAGGGCCGGAAAATGAGCAAGTCCCTAGGGAATGTGTTGGACCCACGAGACATCATCAGTGGGGTGGAGCTGCAG GTGCTGCAGGAAAAGCTGAGGGATGGGAACTTGGACTCTACAGAGCTGGCGATCGCGGCTGCAGCACAG AGAAAGGACTTCCCTCATGGGATCCCTGAGTGTGGGACAGATGCCCTAAGATTCACCTTGTGCTCCCATGGGGCCTTAG GGGGCGACTTGCACCTGTCTGTCTCCGAAGTCCTGAGTTCCCGGCATTTCTGCAACAAAATTTGGAATGCCCTGCGCTTTATCCTCAATGCCTTAGGGGAGAAATTTGTGCCCCAGCCTGCAGAAGAG CTTTCCCCTTCATCGCCCATGGATGCCTGGATCCTGAGCCGTCTTGTCCATACTGCCCGGGAGTGTGGGCGAGGCTTCCTTGCCCAAGAGCTCTCACTTGTCACCCATGCCCTGCACCACTTCTGGCTCCATAACCTCTGTGATGTCTACTTG gAGGCTGTGAAGCCGGTGCTGTTGCACTCACCCCGTCCCCAAGGCCCCCCTCAGGTCCTGTTCTCCTGTGCTGACATCGGTCTCCGCCTCCTCGCCCCACTGATGCCCTTCCTGGCTGAAGAGCTCTGGCAGAGGCTGCCCCTCAGGCCTGGAGGCTCCTCTGCCCCTAGCATCTCTGTTGCCCCCTACCCCACTGCCTGCAGCTTG GAACACTGGCACCAGCCTGAGCTGGAACAGCGCTTCTCCCGGGTCCAAGAGGCCGTGCAGGCACTGAGGGCTCTCCGAGCCACATACCAGCTCACAAAGGCCCGGCCCCGAG TGCTGTtgcagagctcagagcctgaagagcAAGGCCTCTTCGAGGCCTTTCTGGAACCTCTAGGCACCCTGGGCCACTGTGGGGCTGTGGGCTTCTTACCCCCAGGTGTACTGGCTCCCTCTGGCTGGGCCCAGGCTCCACTCAATGATACCATTCAGGTGTACATGGAGTTGCAG GGGCTTGTGGACCCCCAGACCCATCTATCTCTGCTAGCTGCCCGAAGACACAAGTTGCAAAAGCAGCTTGATGGCCTCATGGCCTGGACCCCATCAGACGGGGAGACGGACACTAAAAGGCAGCAGAGG CTTTCCTCCCTCGAGTTGGAATTGTCGAAGCTGGACAAGGCAGCCTCTCACCTCCGGCAGCTGATGGATGCATGTCCTAGCCCCAGAGAGCTCTGA